Proteins co-encoded in one Candidatus Woesearchaeota archaeon genomic window:
- a CDS encoding methyltransferase gives MRTKETFILYEPAEDSFLIQKHIKEYAKGTVLEIGTGSGILAETAAQCANVQTVLAVDVQKGVIDHCKKIIKKEKITFKQGDLFSNIKADKFDCIIFNPPYLPTNPRAPDITLDAGKKGYELIERFLAAVNNYLAPDGTVLLLFSSFSKKHIIDEIIKKNLFEAKEIDQQHISFETLYVYAITKSALLKELEKHKITDVHYFAKGKRGLVYKGVYKRKAVVVKIQRPDAITLSTVQFEATWLKKLNPHHIGPTLFFATETFLVMELIEGYLFEEFIQTHQKKDILSMIKKLLQQMYLLDSLGINKYEMNHPDKHIIIRKGIPIMIDFERCRHTEDPKNITQVVQFITATRITLLLEKKGIHVDKKGMQDAARGYKLNRNKKNYNTIITFIR, from the coding sequence ATGAGAACAAAAGAAACCTTCATTCTATACGAACCTGCAGAAGACAGCTTTCTCATCCAAAAGCACATTAAGGAATACGCAAAAGGAACCGTCCTGGAGATAGGAACTGGTTCTGGGATTCTCGCAGAAACAGCAGCACAGTGTGCAAACGTCCAAACAGTTCTTGCGGTAGATGTTCAGAAAGGAGTGATTGATCACTGCAAAAAAATTATTAAAAAGGAGAAAATAACGTTTAAACAAGGTGATCTTTTCTCGAACATAAAAGCAGATAAATTTGATTGCATCATCTTCAATCCGCCGTATCTTCCGACCAATCCACGAGCTCCAGACATAACCTTAGACGCAGGAAAAAAAGGATATGAACTTATTGAACGATTTCTTGCTGCGGTGAACAACTATCTTGCTCCTGATGGAACAGTTCTTCTTCTTTTCAGCTCGTTTTCTAAAAAGCATATTATTGATGAGATTATTAAAAAGAATCTTTTCGAAGCAAAAGAAATTGATCAGCAACACATTTCCTTTGAAACATTATATGTGTATGCGATCACAAAATCAGCGCTTCTCAAAGAACTTGAAAAACATAAAATAACAGATGTTCATTATTTCGCAAAAGGAAAACGAGGGTTGGTGTATAAAGGAGTGTATAAACGAAAAGCAGTGGTGGTGAAAATACAACGACCTGACGCAATAACACTTTCCACTGTGCAATTTGAAGCAACATGGTTGAAAAAACTGAATCCGCATCACATTGGACCAACACTTTTCTTTGCAACAGAGACGTTTCTTGTGATGGAACTTATTGAAGGATATTTATTTGAGGAATTTATTCAAACACATCAGAAAAAAGACATTCTTTCTATGATCAAAAAACTTTTACAACAAATGTATCTTCTTGATTCTTTGGGCATCAATAAATATGAAATGAATCACCCCGACAAACATATCATTATCAGAAAAGGAATTCCTATCATGATTGACTTTGAACGCTGCAGACATACAGAAGATCCAAAGAACATCACGCAAGTGGTGCAATTTATCACTGCAACAAGAATTACATTGTTATTAGAAAAGAAAGGAATTCATGTGGACAAAAAAGGGATGCAGGATGCTGCAAGAGGGTATAAATTGAATAGAAATAAAAAGAATTATAACACTATTATTACGTTCATACGATAG
- a CDS encoding cyclase family protein, giving the protein MKYLDLTMPIDEKTPTFPGDPPIKIKRENVKEHTYGKTFLEIHTHVSTHIDAPSHMIENGKTLSDFSINKFIGEAIVIDVRGQKNIESDLSKVKKHDIVFFLTSHADKACASDYFENNPVITEKTAQQLVEKGISIVGLDSFTPDNEPYDVHKIFLKRDILIVENLSHLEKLSGQRFTCFILPMKITDADGAPCRVVAAVN; this is encoded by the coding sequence ATGAAATATTTGGATTTAACAATGCCAATTGATGAGAAAACACCAACTTTTCCAGGTGATCCACCAATAAAAATCAAACGTGAGAATGTGAAAGAACACACATACGGAAAAACATTTCTAGAAATACATACGCATGTATCAACTCATATAGATGCTCCTTCTCACATGATTGAAAATGGAAAAACGTTAAGCGATTTTTCAATAAACAAGTTTATTGGGGAAGCAATTGTCATTGATGTCAGAGGGCAGAAAAACATTGAGTCTGACTTATCAAAAGTGAAGAAGCATGATATTGTCTTTTTTCTGACGTCACATGCAGATAAAGCGTGTGCTTCGGATTATTTTGAAAACAATCCTGTAATAACAGAGAAAACTGCTCAGCAATTAGTTGAAAAAGGCATAAGTATCGTTGGTTTAGATTCTTTTACTCCTGATAATGAACCATATGATGTTCACAAAATATTTCTTAAAAGAGATATTCTCATAGTTGAGAACCTCAGTCATTTAGAGAAATTATCAGGGCAACGATTTACCTGTTTTATCCTGCCTATGAAAATAACTGATGCAGATGGCGCACCTTGTCGAGTAGTTGCTGCAGTCAATTAA
- a CDS encoding ORF6N domain-containing protein, which translates to MAKEINLALSSTDKIKNKIYTLRGMQVMLDADLAVLYNVETKQINRAVKRNSERFPNDFMFQISLKEFDTLKSQVVTSNTKDLRFQFGTSRLEYGGRRYLPYAFTEQGVAMLSGVLRSGTAIKVSIQIMSTFVAMRRFISSNAQIFHRLDVVETKQIEHDKKFDDIFDALQSRDIKPEKGIFFDGQIFDSYKFVSDIMRNAHISIVLIDNYIDDSVLTLFSKRNKNVAVTIFTKEIPKQLSLDLAKYNLQYPFVEVKEFTQSHDRFLIIDNKEVYHFGASLKDLGKKWFAFSRFDKEAFKLLDKLGLK; encoded by the coding sequence ATGGCTAAAGAAATCAATCTAGCATTATCAAGCACAGATAAAATAAAGAATAAAATTTACACCCTAAGAGGTATGCAAGTGATGCTTGATGCAGATCTTGCAGTGCTTTATAATGTAGAGACAAAACAGATTAATAGAGCTGTAAAAAGGAATAGCGAGCGATTTCCTAATGATTTTATGTTTCAAATCTCACTAAAGGAATTTGATACCTTGAAGTCACAAGTTGTGACCTCAAACACAAAAGATTTAAGGTTCCAATTTGGCACCTCAAGATTAGAATATGGTGGAAGGAGATATTTACCTTATGCTTTTACAGAGCAGGGTGTAGCTATGCTTTCAGGGGTCTTAAGAAGTGGAACTGCAATAAAAGTGAGCATTCAAATAATGAGTACATTTGTCGCTATGAGAAGATTTATCTCTTCAAACGCACAGATATTTCATAGATTGGATGTTGTTGAGACAAAACAGATTGAACATGATAAAAAATTTGATGATATATTCGATGCCCTCCAAAGCAGAGACATAAAGCCAGAGAAAGGCATATTTTTTGATGGACAGATATTTGATTCATACAAATTTGTTTCAGACATCATGAGAAATGCTCATATCTCCATAGTTCTCATTGACAATTATATTGATGATTCTGTCTTGACGCTGTTTAGCAAGAGAAATAAAAATGTAGCAGTTACTATCTTCACTAAAGAGATTCCTAAACAATTATCCCTTGACTTGGCTAAATATAATTTACAATATCCGTTTGTTGAAGTGAAAGAATTTACGCAGTCACACGACAGATTTCTGATAATTGACAATAAAGAAGTGTACCATTTTGGAGCATCATTAAAAGACTTGGGCAAAAAATGGTTTGCTTTCTCAAGATTTGACAAAGAAGCATTCAAGCTGTTGGATAAGCTTGGGTTGAAATGA
- a CDS encoding DEAD/DEAH box helicase, with product MTFQQLHLIEPLQKALAKQGYTTPTPIQLKSIPDLLAGKDLIGIAQTGTGKTAAFVLPILQRMTEKYPRVVRVLVLAPTRELAAQIGESFTAYGQFLRFKHTVIFGGVGQGPQVNAISRGVDIIVATPGRLLDLMNQCEVSLKDIEFFVLDEADRMLDMGFIHDIKKIIAKLPPRRQSLFFSATMSPQVTQLAHQLLTNPVRVEVAPQATTAERIKQCVFFVDTTVKEKLLLELLLQKHLTRVLVFTRTKHRANKVAAYLCSHNIETFAIHGNKSQGARTLALANFKSGRTKVLVATDIAARGIDIDDISHVINFELPNGPENYVHRIGRTARAGAGGTAYSFCAADERDYLRDIERLIRLKVEVMPHPYHSDHAQNASGVIARPPPQQQRGRSRRSRSQQGSRFRR from the coding sequence ATGACATTCCAACAACTGCATCTCATCGAACCGCTTCAAAAAGCGCTTGCAAAGCAAGGATATACAACGCCTACTCCTATTCAATTGAAATCTATTCCTGACCTTCTCGCAGGCAAAGATCTCATTGGCATCGCTCAAACAGGAACAGGTAAAACTGCCGCGTTTGTCCTCCCTATTCTTCAGCGCATGACTGAAAAATATCCGCGAGTGGTTCGTGTACTGGTTCTTGCACCAACACGAGAACTTGCCGCGCAGATAGGGGAGAGTTTTACTGCGTATGGTCAATTTCTTAGATTCAAACATACTGTTATTTTTGGCGGGGTTGGTCAAGGACCACAAGTCAATGCAATCTCCCGAGGCGTTGATATTATTGTCGCAACACCAGGACGACTGCTTGATTTAATGAATCAATGTGAAGTAAGCTTAAAAGACATTGAGTTCTTCGTTCTCGATGAAGCGGATCGAATGCTTGATATGGGATTTATTCATGATATCAAAAAAATTATCGCAAAGTTACCTCCTAGACGACAATCACTTTTTTTCTCCGCGACTATGTCCCCGCAAGTAACGCAGCTTGCGCATCAACTGCTCACGAATCCAGTTCGTGTTGAAGTTGCGCCACAAGCAACCACTGCTGAACGCATCAAACAATGCGTTTTTTTTGTGGACACCACAGTGAAAGAAAAACTCCTTTTAGAACTCTTGCTGCAAAAACACCTTACTCGTGTCTTAGTGTTTACCCGTACAAAGCATCGCGCAAATAAAGTCGCTGCGTATCTTTGCAGCCATAACATCGAAACATTCGCGATTCATGGCAATAAATCACAAGGCGCCCGAACACTCGCGCTCGCGAATTTTAAATCAGGCAGAACTAAAGTTCTGGTTGCGACGGACATTGCTGCCCGCGGGATTGATATTGATGATATTTCTCACGTTATTAATTTTGAACTTCCTAACGGACCTGAAAATTATGTGCACCGAATTGGGAGAACCGCACGGGCAGGGGCTGGCGGAACAGCGTATTCTTTTTGCGCTGCTGACGAGAGAGATTATCTTCGCGATATTGAACGGTTAATCCGTTTGAAAGTTGAAGTGATGCCTCATCCTTATCATTCCGATCACGCCCAAAATGCTTCTGGAGTAATTGCTCGCCCTCCTCCACAACAGCAACGAGGGCGTTCAAGAAGATCTAGATCTCAACAGGGATCACGATTTAGAAGATAG
- a CDS encoding Bro-N domain-containing protein, giving the protein MEQKSLVLFENKQIRRAWYNAKWWFVIEDVISVLTDSKDPKGYIKDMRRRDEILSQGWGQIATPLSFPTAGGVQNINCASTEGIFRIIQSIPSPKAEPFKQWLAKVGYERVQEIENPELSMERMKDVYRLKGYSDEWIEKRTRGIAVRQELTDEWKARGAQENKDFAILTNEISKATFGKTVEEYKEHKNLSKQNLRDHMDDMELILTMLGEATTTRLTKERDSEKLPALKKDAKDGGDVAGATRKDIEKRIGKSIVSSDNYLETPEKVKRLEK; this is encoded by the coding sequence ATGGAACAAAAGTCTCTTGTGCTATTTGAGAATAAACAGATCAGAAGAGCATGGTATAATGCCAAATGGTGGTTTGTGATAGAGGATGTTATTTCAGTTCTTACTGATTCTAAAGACCCTAAAGGGTACATTAAAGATATGCGCAGACGTGATGAGATTCTCTCTCAAGGGTGGGGGCAAATTGCCACCCCCCTCTCATTTCCCACAGCAGGGGGTGTACAAAATATAAACTGTGCAAGCACAGAAGGCATCTTCCGCATCATCCAATCCATTCCTTCTCCGAAAGCTGAACCGTTCAAACAATGGCTCGCGAAAGTGGGATATGAACGTGTGCAGGAGATTGAAAATCCTGAACTCTCGATGGAACGAATGAAGGATGTATACAGACTCAAAGGATACTCTGATGAATGGATTGAAAAGCGAACACGAGGAATCGCTGTACGACAAGAACTCACTGATGAATGGAAAGCACGAGGAGCACAGGAAAACAAAGACTTTGCAATACTGACCAATGAAATCTCCAAAGCAACATTTGGAAAAACAGTGGAAGAATACAAAGAGCACAAAAATCTCAGCAAACAAAATCTGCGTGATCACATGGATGACATGGAACTTATTCTCACGATGCTCGGAGAAGCAACAACAACAAGATTAACTAAAGAAAGAGATTCTGAGAAATTACCTGCTTTAAAGAAAGACGCGAAAGATGGCGGCGATGTTGCAGGAGCAACGCGCAAAGATATTGAAAAAAGAATTGGAAAATCAATAGTGAGTTCTGACAATTATCTGGAAACTCCAGAAAAAGTGAAGCGATTGGAGAAATAA
- a CDS encoding virulence RhuM family protein → MTKDLAIRNSTAEFLIFTAQSGEDSIEVKYAEETLWLSQKMMAKLFDVTVPTINEHLKNIYESKELNEKSTIRKFRIVQNEANRSVQREVDFYNLDAIISLGYRVNSQRATQFRIWATRIIKEFAIKGYVLDKKRLENGNYLNKNYFDELLAEIREIRLSERNFYQKITDLYATSLDYNKNAETTREFFAKVQNKLHYAIHKHTAPELIVKRADSKKDYMGLTSWRNSPKGRILKTDVSIAKNYLTKKELESLGRIVSAYLDLAEERAKRKIPMTMEDWSKRLDLFLEFDEREILKSAGEITAEIAKQHAESEFEKYRIVQDNLFESDFDKVTKKLLEQKD, encoded by the coding sequence ATGACTAAAGATCTTGCTATAAGAAACAGCACTGCTGAATTCCTTATATTTACTGCACAGTCAGGAGAAGATTCTATTGAAGTAAAGTATGCGGAGGAGACTCTTTGGTTATCACAGAAAATGATGGCAAAGCTGTTTGATGTTACTGTTCCCACAATAAATGAACACCTTAAAAATATATATGAATCTAAAGAATTAAACGAAAAATCAACTATTAGGAAATTCAGAATAGTTCAAAATGAAGCGAATAGAAGTGTGCAAAGAGAGGTAGATTTTTACAACTTAGATGCAATCATTTCTCTTGGATATCGGGTAAATTCACAGAGAGCCACTCAGTTTAGGATTTGGGCAACAAGAATTATTAAAGAATTTGCAATCAAAGGATATGTTTTAGACAAAAAAAGACTAGAAAATGGAAATTATTTAAATAAGAATTACTTTGATGAACTTTTAGCTGAAATTAGGGAAATACGATTAAGTGAACGAAATTTCTACCAAAAAATAACTGATCTTTATGCAACAAGCTTAGATTATAATAAAAACGCAGAAACAACTAGAGAATTCTTCGCTAAAGTTCAAAATAAACTCCATTATGCAATACACAAACATACTGCGCCAGAATTAATTGTGAAAAGAGCAGATAGCAAGAAAGATTATATGGGTTTAACATCATGGAGAAATTCTCCTAAGGGTAGAATACTCAAGACCGACGTATCCATTGCAAAAAATTACTTAACAAAAAAAGAATTAGAATCTTTAGGAAGAATAGTCAGTGCATACCTTGATTTAGCAGAAGAAAGGGCAAAAAGAAAAATACCTATGACCATGGAAGATTGGTCAAAAAGACTTGATTTGTTCTTAGAATTTGATGAAAGAGAAATATTAAAATCCGCAGGTGAAATAACCGCAGAGATTGCAAAACAGCATGCAGAAAGCGAATTTGAAAAGTATCGAATAGTTCAAGATAATTTGTTCGAATCTGATTTTGACAAAGTCACTAAAAAATTATTAGAACAAAAAGATTAA
- a CDS encoding transcription initiation factor IIB, with product MAQFVKKCPECAGVNLFWNKEKGEIICKDCGLVVEEKMVDFGQEWREFDSDGADKRRRTGAPMTYTQYDRGLGTEVGRKADLYQLGSRERNKFYRLRKWQYRISTAIERNLKLALAELKRVSSFLKLPESVEEESARIYTHAVQRGLVRGRSMESVVAGALYAACRRHDVPRTLDELSEASGIEKKEIGRTYRFVTRELGITILPSNPVDYIARFASALKLTAETQSKAIEILDRAQKCELTSGRGPTGIAAAALYVSALVHGEKRTQREVADVAGVTEVTIRNRYKELLDELDLEKEIKKTKKKKK from the coding sequence ATGGCTCAATTCGTTAAAAAATGCCCAGAATGCGCTGGCGTCAATTTATTCTGGAACAAAGAAAAAGGAGAAATCATCTGTAAAGACTGCGGTCTTGTTGTTGAAGAAAAGATGGTTGACTTCGGTCAAGAATGGCGTGAATTTGACAGTGATGGCGCTGACAAACGAAGACGAACTGGCGCGCCAATGACGTATACCCAATATGATAGAGGATTAGGAACTGAAGTTGGACGAAAAGCTGATCTTTATCAGCTTGGGAGTCGCGAGAGAAATAAATTTTATAGACTTCGTAAATGGCAGTACAGAATCAGCACTGCAATCGAACGAAACCTGAAATTAGCACTTGCAGAATTAAAACGAGTGAGTTCATTCTTGAAACTGCCTGAAAGCGTTGAAGAAGAATCCGCGCGAATTTATACGCACGCTGTTCAACGTGGATTGGTTCGTGGTCGAAGTATGGAAAGTGTTGTCGCAGGAGCTCTTTACGCTGCTTGTCGCAGACACGACGTTCCACGAACGCTTGATGAACTTTCTGAAGCGTCGGGTATTGAGAAGAAAGAAATTGGACGAACGTATCGGTTTGTCACTCGTGAATTAGGGATTACTATTTTACCAAGCAATCCTGTAGATTATATCGCACGATTTGCTTCTGCTCTTAAATTAACTGCTGAGACGCAAAGTAAAGCAATTGAGATTTTGGATCGCGCACAGAAGTGTGAATTAACTTCTGGACGAGGACCAACAGGAATCGCAGCTGCCGCGCTTTATGTGAGCGCTCTTGTTCACGGTGAGAAACGAACACAGCGGGAAGTTGCTGATGTTGCTGGCGTGACAGAAGTTACTATTCGTAATCGATATAAGGAATTACTCGATGAACTTGATCTTGAGAAAGAGATTAAGAAGACGAAAAAGAAGAAGAAGTAG